One Actinomycetes bacterium genomic window, GCAGTCGGTCGGCTTCGCCTTCACCTCGCCGACCCGTGGGGCGGTCGTGCCGCGGATCGTCCCGCGAGACCTCGTGCCGTCGGCCAACACCCTGGTGTCCACGGCCCTGGGTGTCGGTGCCGTGGTGGGTCCGCTGCTCGCCGGGGTGGTGCTGGCCCGCGGCAGCTATGCACTGGCCTACGGGATCGACGCGGCGCTGTTCACCGCGGCGCTCTACGCCGCCCACCGGCTGCCGCCCATCCTGCCGCTGGGCGAGGTCACCCGGCCGGGGCTGCGATCGGTGGTCGCGGGCCTGGCCTTCATCCGACGGCACCCGGTGTTGATGATGTCCTTCGCCGTCGACATCGCCGCGATGGTGCTGGCGATGCCGAGGGCGCTGTTCCCGGAGGTCGCGGAGGAGCGCTTCGGTGGCCCGGCCGCGGCCGGCTGGCTGTTCGCCGCCATCGCGATCGGCTCGGTGGTCGGGGGCCTGCTCTCGGGCTGGATCGGGCGGGTGCGCCGCCAGGGCGCGGCGCTGGTGGCGGCGGTGGTCGTGTGGGGACTCGCGGTGGCGGCCGCCGGGCTGGCCGGCGACCTGTGGCTGGTCGTGGCGCTGCTGGCCGTCGGCGGCGCGGCCGACCTGGTGTCGGCGGTCTACCGGCAGACCATCCTGCAGACCTACGCGCCGGACGAGATGCGCGGCCGGATGCAGGGCGTCTTCATCGTGGTCGTCGCGGGCGGCCCCCGGCTGGGTGACCTGCGCGCGGGGGCGAGCGCCGCGGCCTTCGGCGTCACCTGGTCGTGGGTGGGCGGCGGCATCGCCTGCGTGGTCGTCGTGCTCGCCCTGGCGGCCGCGGTGCCGGCGCTGGTCCGCTACCGGGCCGGCGACGGCCCGGTCGCCGAGGACGACGAGAAC contains:
- a CDS encoding MFS transporter, translated to MTNLLRRVAVDVRPLRHGAFRRLWLGQSVSVVGFQLTGVAVAVEMFAITSSSLWVGLIGVAALVPLVVFGLYGGAVSDAVDRRRLLVASSYLTWLSTFGLLAQALLGLEQRWVLLGLVALQSVGFAFTSPTRGAVVPRIVPRDLVPSANTLVSTALGVGAVVGPLLAGVVLARGSYALAYGIDAALFTAALYAAHRLPPILPLGEVTRPGLRSVVAGLAFIRRHPVLMMSFAVDIAAMVLAMPRALFPEVAEERFGGPAAAGWLFAAIAIGSVVGGLLSGWIGRVRRQGAALVAAVVVWGLAVAAAGLAGDLWLVVALLAVGGAADLVSAVYRQTILQTYAPDEMRGRMQGVFIVVVAGGPRLGDLRAGASAAAFGVTWSWVGGGIACVVVVLALAAAVPALVRYRAGDGPVAEDDENSVEGAVEPR